A genomic stretch from Falco cherrug isolate bFalChe1 chromosome 1, bFalChe1.pri, whole genome shotgun sequence includes:
- the TOP3B gene encoding DNA topoisomerase 3-beta-1: MKTVLMVAEKPSLAQSIAKILSRGNMSSRKGLNGVCSVHEYTGSFVGQSAHFKMTSVCGHVMTLDFIGKYNSWDKVDPAELFSKAPTEKKEANPKLTMVKFLQVEGRGCDYVVLWLDCDKEGENICFEVLDAVLPVMNKPRSTERTIYRAKFSSITDTDICNAMNHLGEPNRNEALSVDARQELDLRIGCAFTRFQTKYFQGKYGNLDSSLISFGPCQTPTLGFCVERHDKIQSFKPETYWVLQAKVNPEKESSLTLDWDRVRVFDREIAQMFLNITKMAKEAKVESVSKKEKVKQRPLALNTVEMLRVASAALGMGPQHAMQIAERLYTQGYISYPRTETTHYPENFDLKGCLRQQTNNPYWAETVKALLSEGINRPRKGHDAGDHPPITPMRAATEAELGGDGWRLYEYITRHFIATVSADCKYLQTTISFSIGPERFTCIGKVVTSPGFTEIMPWHSIPLEESLPHCDKGDLFPIGEIKLLEKQTSPPDYLTEAELITLMEKHGIGTDASIPVHINNICQRNYVTVESGRRLKPTNLGIVLVHGYYKIDAELVLPTIRSAVERQLNLIALGKANYHQVLEHTLDIFKRKFHYFVDSIAGMDELMEVSFSPLAATGKPLSRCGKCHRFMKYIQAKPSRLHCSHCDETYSLPQNGTIKLYKELRCPLDDFELVLWSSGSRGKSYPLCPYCYNHPPFRDMKKGMGCNECTHPTCQHSLSMLGIGQCVECENGVLVLDSTSGPKWKMACNKCNVIVHFFENAHKVRVSPETCDLCDAALVDVDFNKAKSPLPGDETQHSGCIFCDPVFQDLVELKHAAMRHPMHRGGQGKRQGRGRGKGRRPGGRLNPKKPKDKMAALAAYFV, translated from the exons ATGAAGACTGTCCTGATGGTGGCGGAGAAGCCTTCCCTGGCGCAGTCCATCGCCAAGATCCTCTCGAGAG GAAACATGTCCTCTCGCAAGGGACTGAATGGTGTGTGCTCTGTGCATGAGTACACTGGATCATTTGTAGGACAGAGTGCCCATTTCAAGATGACATCTGTGTGCGGTCATGTCATGACTTTGGATTTCATAG gaaaatataaCAGCTGGGACAAAGTGGATCCAGCAGAACTTTTTAGCAAAGCtcccacagaaaagaaagaagctaaTCCAAAACTGACCATGGTGAAGTTTTTACAG GTGGAAGGAAGAGGTTGTGATTATGTTGTGTTGTGGCTGGACTGTGataaggaaggagaaaacatctgttttgaa GTTCTTGATGCTGTTCTTCCTGTTATGAACAAACCTCGTAGCACCGAAAGGACGATTTATAGAGCTAAATTCAGTTCTATTACTGACACCGACATCTGCAATGCCATGAATCACTTGGGAGAGCCCAATCGCAATGAAGCTCTTTCAGTGGATGCCCGCCAGGAGTTGGATCTTAGAATTGGCTGTGCGTTTACAAG gtTTCAGACTAAATATTTCCAGGGGAAATACGGGAACTTAGACAGCTCCCTTATCTCCTTTGGGCCGTGTCAGACTCCAACACTTGGATTCTGTGTTGAAAGGCATGACAAAATCCAGTCATTTAAGCCTGAGACTTACTGGGTGTTGCAAGCTAAA GTGAACCCTGAAAAAGAAAGTTCTCTTACTTTGGATTGGGATAGAGTGAGGGTATTTGATCGTGAGATTGCTCAAATGTTCCTGAATATAACAAAGATGGCAAAAGAAGCAAAG GTAGAATCTGTGAGTAAAAAAGAGAAGGTGAAGCAGAGACCACTGGCTCTGAACACGGTAGAAATGCTACGAGTGGCCAGTGCTGCTTTAG GAATGGGTCCACAACATGCCATGCAAATAGCAGAGCGTCTTTATACACAGGGTTATATTAGCTACCCTCGAACGGAAACTACCCATTATCCAGAAAATTTTGACTTGAAAGGATGTTTGAGACAACAAACCAATAATCCTTACTGGGCAGAAACT GTAAAAGCATTGCTATCAGAAGGCATTAATCGTCCAAGGAAAGGCCATGATGCAGGAGACCACCCTCCCATCACCCCAATGAGAGCTGCAACAGAAGCAGAATTAG GTGGAGATGGATGGCGACTATATGAGTATATAACTAGGCATTTCATAGCCACTGTCAGCGCTGATTGCAAGTACCTACAAACCACCATTTCTTTCAGTATTGGCCCTGAACGTTTTACCTGTATTGGAAAAGTGGTAACTTCGCCAG GGTTCACAGAAATTATGCCATGGCACAGCATCCCATTAGAAGAGAGCCTTCCCCACTGTGACAAGGGAGATCTTTTTCCAATTGGTGAAATAAAATTGCTGGAAAAGCAAACTAGTCCTCCTGATTACCTGACAGAAGCAGAGCTTATCACTCTGATGGAAAAGCATGGCATTG GAACTGATGCAAGTATTCCAGTCCACATTAACAACATTTGCCAGCGAAACTATGTCACAGTGGAGAGTGGTCGGAGACTAAAGCCTACAAACCTTGGCATTGTTCTGGTTCATGGTTATTACAAAATAG ATGCAGAATTGGTTCTTCCTACAATCCGCAGTGCTGTGGAGAGGCAGCTCAACTTAATAGCTCTGGGTAAAGCGAATTACCATCAGGTCCTGGAGCACACCCttgacattttcaaaaggaaatttcaCTATTTTGTGGATTCTATTGCAG GTATGGATGAACTGATGGAAGTGTCTTTTTCACCCTTAGCTGCCACGGGTAAGCCTCTTTCCCGCTGTGGTAAATGCCATCGTTTCATGAAGTATATTCAG GCCAAACCAAGTCGTCTGCACTGCTCTCACTGTGATGAAACCTACAGTCTCCCACAGAATGGTACCATTAAACTCTACAAAGAGTTGCGATGCCCCCTAGATGACTTTGAGCTTGTGCTGTGGTCGTCTGGATCCAGGGGAAAGAGCTACCCACTCTGTCCATACTGTTACAACCATCCTCCCTTCAGGGACATGAAAAAAG GAATGGGCTGTAATGAATGCACCCACCCCACATGCCAGCATTCTCTTAGCATGCTTGGAATTGGGCAGTGCGTTGAATGTGAGAATGGGGTTCTGGTGCTAGACTCGACATCAGGTCCCAAGTGGAAGATGGCCTGCAACAAATGCAATGTGATTGTGCACTTCTTTGAGAATGCCCACAAAGTCCGAGTGTCGCCGGAGACCTGCGACTTGTGTGATGCAGCCCTTGTGGACGTAGATTTTAACAAAGCCAAATCTCCTTTACCTGGTGATGAGACCCAGCATTCAGGCTGCATATTCTGTGATCCTGTGTTTCAAGACCTGGTGGAGTTGAAACACGCAGCCATGAGGCACCCCATGCACCGTGGGGGACAAGGGAAAAGGCAAGGTCGAGGAAGAGGTAAAGGCCGGAGGCCTGGAGGAAGACTCAATCCAAAGAAACCCAAGGACAAAatggcagctctggctgcttACTTTGTATAA